Proteins encoded within one genomic window of Bradyrhizobium sp. AZCC 1719:
- a CDS encoding Lrp/AsnC family transcriptional regulator, giving the protein MPLDAIDRKILALLQSDSRLTMQELADKVGLSVSPCHRRVKLLEERGVITRYIATVDQKSLGLHVSVFISIKLARQKEEDLNRFAKAISKWDEVLECYLMTGNRDYLLRVVAADLSSYEAFLKTKLTRLDGIASIESSFALSQVKYSIALPV; this is encoded by the coding sequence ATGCCGCTCGACGCCATCGACCGCAAGATTCTCGCCCTGCTGCAATCCGACAGCCGCCTGACCATGCAGGAGCTCGCCGACAAGGTCGGCCTGTCCGTGTCGCCCTGCCATCGCCGCGTCAAGCTTCTGGAAGAGCGCGGCGTCATCACCCGCTACATCGCGACCGTCGACCAGAAATCGTTGGGGCTCCATGTCAGCGTCTTCATCTCGATCAAGCTGGCGCGGCAGAAGGAGGAAGACCTCAACCGCTTTGCCAAAGCGATCTCGAAATGGGACGAGGTGCTGGAGTGCTATCTGATGACCGGTAATCGCGATTACCTCCTGCGCGTCGTCGCGGCCGACCTCTCCTCCTATGAAGCGTTCCTGAAGACCAAGCTGACGCGGCTCGACGGCATCGCATCCATCGAGTCGAGTTTTGCGTTGAGCCAGGTGAAGTACTCGATCGCGCTGCCGGTTTGA
- a CDS encoding SMP-30/gluconolactonase/LRE family protein, protein MSDAASHSAGWRPATYYPDPAIRALDPRFEKYWLKLSAVERLTTGLRWAEGPVWFGDGRYLLCSDIPNQRIIKWEEETGAVSIFRKPSNFANGNTRDRQGRLVTCEHGGRRVTRTEYDGSITVLIDSFDGKRLNSPNDVVVKSDGSIWFTDPVFGLLGNYEGYKAEPEIDANVYRLDTATGKATIVAEGVLGPNGLAFSPDEKILYIIESRGVPNRKILAYDVSPSGDKLSDKRVFVDAGPGTPDGFRIDIDGNLWCGWGMGDPELDGVVVFAPDGVMIGRIALPERCANLCFGGLKRNRLFMAASQSIYALYVNTQGALGG, encoded by the coding sequence ATGTCCGATGCAGCATCGCATTCAGCCGGCTGGCGCCCGGCCACCTATTATCCCGATCCGGCTATCCGTGCGCTCGATCCGCGCTTTGAGAAGTATTGGCTCAAACTGTCGGCGGTGGAGCGGCTGACCACAGGGTTGCGCTGGGCCGAAGGGCCGGTGTGGTTCGGCGACGGGCGGTATCTGCTGTGCAGCGACATTCCGAACCAGCGTATCATCAAGTGGGAGGAGGAGACCGGCGCGGTCAGCATCTTCCGCAAGCCGTCGAATTTCGCCAACGGCAACACCCGTGACCGGCAGGGACGCCTGGTCACCTGCGAGCATGGCGGGAGGCGGGTGACGCGCACCGAATATGATGGATCGATCACGGTGCTGATCGATTCCTTCGACGGTAAGCGGCTGAACTCTCCGAACGACGTCGTGGTGAAGTCCGACGGCTCGATCTGGTTCACCGATCCTGTGTTCGGCCTGCTCGGCAATTACGAGGGCTACAAGGCCGAGCCCGAAATCGACGCCAATGTCTATCGGCTGGATACCGCGACCGGCAAAGCCACCATCGTCGCCGAGGGCGTGCTGGGACCGAACGGGCTCGCTTTCTCGCCGGATGAAAAAATCCTCTACATCATCGAGTCCCGCGGCGTGCCCAACCGCAAGATCCTCGCTTATGACGTCTCGCCTTCCGGCGACAAGCTTTCCGATAAGCGCGTGTTTGTCGATGCGGGACCAGGCACGCCGGACGGTTTCCGAATCGACATCGACGGCAATCTGTGGTGCGGCTGGGGCATGGGCGATCCCGAACTCGACGGCGTGGTCGTGTTCGCGCCCGACGGTGTCATGATCGGCCGCATTGCGCTACCCGAACGCTGCGCCAATCTCTGCTTCGGCGGCCTGAAACGCAACCGCCTGTTCATGGCCGCGAGCCAGTCGATCTACGCGCTCTATGTGAACACGCAGGGCGCGCTGGGGGGATAG
- a CDS encoding transketolase, whose protein sequence is MPIEPARLEVLTALARKVLWLSSWTIHHANHVRPNVDGLKVGGHQASSASLANIMSALYFSVLRPQDRVAVKPHASPVFHAIQYLFGHQTRDKLENFRGFKGAQSYPSRTKDVDDVDFSTGSVGLGVAQTLFSSLVQDYVTAHGWMKERPEGRMIALVGDAEMDEGNIFEALLEGWKHALRNTWWVVDYNRQSLDAVVREGLWAKFETMFRNFGWEVVIVKYGRLMQAAFAEPGGEALRRWIDNCPNQMYAALCFQGGAAFRKHLQDDIGDQGQVSQLIDRRSDDELLALMSNLGGHDMASMIEAFESIDHDRPVCFIAYTIKGVGLPMQGHKDNHAGLMTVAQMEKWRAAQNIRSGHEWDKFEGLSQTPAELEGFLAAAPFNQEGRRRLTAPVIEVPERLTFKPAAQMSTQQGFGLVLNELARGDTELAARIVTASPDVTVSTNLGAWVNRRGLFAKAENHDLFRQEKIPSAYSWEFSPKGQHLELGIAEMNLFIMLSALGLSHQINGERLLPVGTLYDPFIERGLDALNYACYQDARFMVVATPSGITLAPEGGAHQSIATPLIGMAQDGLASFEPAFVDELAVIMGWGFRHMQREDGEGGSVYLRLSTRTVDQPQRIMTPALQSDITAGAYWLREPGANCDIVIAYTGAVAPEAIEAVGLIGESHRDVGLLAVTSADRLQAGWSAARNLRRDRRGIQHLSHIEKLLAPLSRDCGIVTVIDGHPAALGWLGSVRGHRTEALGVEQFGQTGTIRDLYRHYGIDANAIIDAAESLTVGAPVRHRKMAV, encoded by the coding sequence ATGCCGATCGAGCCCGCACGCCTGGAAGTGCTGACCGCGCTGGCGCGCAAGGTTTTGTGGTTGTCGTCATGGACCATCCATCACGCCAATCACGTCAGGCCTAACGTCGATGGCTTGAAGGTCGGTGGCCATCAGGCGTCATCCGCCTCGCTCGCCAACATCATGTCGGCGCTGTATTTCTCCGTGCTACGGCCGCAGGACCGCGTCGCGGTGAAGCCGCATGCGAGCCCGGTGTTTCACGCCATCCAGTATCTGTTCGGCCACCAGACCCGCGACAAGCTGGAAAATTTCCGCGGCTTCAAGGGCGCGCAATCCTATCCGTCGCGCACCAAGGACGTGGATGACGTCGATTTCTCCACCGGCTCGGTCGGCCTCGGCGTCGCGCAAACCCTGTTCTCCTCGCTGGTGCAGGATTACGTCACTGCCCACGGCTGGATGAAGGAGCGCCCCGAGGGGCGGATGATTGCGCTCGTCGGTGACGCCGAAATGGACGAGGGCAATATTTTCGAGGCGCTGCTCGAGGGCTGGAAGCATGCGCTGCGCAACACCTGGTGGGTGGTCGATTACAACCGTCAAAGCCTCGATGCGGTCGTCCGCGAAGGGCTGTGGGCGAAGTTCGAGACGATGTTTCGCAATTTCGGCTGGGAGGTCGTGATCGTGAAATACGGCCGCCTGATGCAGGCGGCGTTCGCCGAGCCCGGCGGCGAGGCCTTGCGGCGCTGGATCGACAATTGCCCGAACCAGATGTACGCCGCGCTGTGCTTCCAGGGCGGCGCGGCGTTCCGCAAGCACTTGCAGGACGACATCGGCGATCAGGGGCAAGTGTCGCAACTGATCGACCGGCGCAGCGACGACGAATTGCTGGCGCTGATGTCCAATCTCGGCGGACACGACATGGCCAGCATGATCGAGGCGTTTGAATCGATCGATCACGATCGGCCCGTCTGCTTCATCGCCTACACCATCAAGGGCGTCGGCCTGCCGATGCAGGGCCACAAGGATAACCACGCCGGCCTGATGACGGTCGCGCAGATGGAGAAGTGGCGCGCCGCGCAGAACATCCGGTCCGGCCATGAATGGGACAAGTTCGAAGGCCTGTCACAGACGCCGGCCGAACTCGAAGGATTTTTGGCGGCAGCGCCCTTCAACCAGGAAGGCCGCCGCCGGCTGACCGCGCCAGTGATCGAGGTGCCCGAGCGGCTTACCTTCAAGCCGGCGGCGCAGATGTCGACGCAGCAGGGCTTTGGGCTGGTGCTCAATGAACTTGCGCGCGGCGATACCGAACTGGCCGCGCGTATCGTAACGGCATCGCCTGATGTCACCGTCTCGACCAATCTCGGCGCCTGGGTCAACCGCCGTGGACTGTTCGCCAAAGCCGAAAACCACGACCTGTTCCGGCAGGAGAAGATCCCGTCCGCCTATAGTTGGGAGTTCTCGCCGAAGGGGCAGCATCTCGAGCTCGGCATCGCCGAGATGAATTTGTTCATCATGCTCTCGGCGCTGGGCCTGTCGCATCAGATCAACGGCGAGCGGCTGCTGCCGGTCGGCACGTTGTACGATCCCTTCATCGAGCGCGGCCTCGATGCGCTGAACTACGCCTGCTACCAGGACGCGCGCTTCATGGTGGTGGCGACGCCATCCGGCATCACGCTGGCGCCGGAAGGCGGCGCGCATCAGTCGATCGCGACGCCCTTGATCGGCATGGCGCAGGACGGGTTGGCTTCGTTCGAGCCAGCCTTCGTCGATGAACTTGCCGTGATCATGGGCTGGGGCTTTCGCCATATGCAGCGCGAAGACGGCGAGGGCGGTTCGGTCTATCTGCGGCTGTCGACCCGCACGGTCGACCAGCCGCAGCGCATCATGACGCCGGCCCTGCAGAGCGACATCACCGCGGGCGCTTACTGGCTGCGCGAGCCAGGCGCCAATTGCGATATCGTGATCGCCTATACCGGCGCGGTCGCCCCCGAGGCGATCGAGGCGGTGGGCTTGATCGGTGAAAGCCACCGCGATGTCGGTTTACTGGCGGTAACCTCCGCGGACCGGCTGCAAGCGGGTTGGTCCGCCGCGCGGAACTTGCGCCGTGACCGCCGTGGCATCCAGCATCTCAGCCATATCGAAAAGCTGCTGGCGCCGCTGTCGCGCGATTGCGGCATTGTCACCGTGATCGACGGCCATCCGGCCGCGCTCGGCTGGCTCGGCAGCGTCCGCGGCCACCGCACTGAAGCGCTCGGCGTCGAACAGTTCGGCCAGACCGGCACTATTCGTGACCTCTACCGCCACTACGGCATCGACGCCAACGCCATCATTGACGCCGCCGAAAGCCTCACCGTAGGCGCGCCGGTGCGGCACAGGAAGATGGCGGTGTGA
- a CDS encoding IlvD/Edd family dehydratase has protein sequence MADGLRKGLTSYGDAGFSLFLRKAFIKAMGYSDDALNRPIVGITNTYSDYNPCHGNVPQIIEAVKRGVMLSGAMPMVFPTISIAESFAYPTSMYLRNLMAMDTEEMIRAQPMDAVVVIGGCDKTLPAQIMAAVSADLPTVVIPVGPMVVGHHRGEVLGACTDCRRLWAKYRAGEIDGNEIEAVNGRLAPSVGTCMVMGTASTMACITEALGLSLPMSATIPAPHAERFRSAEASGRVAAEMAKAKGPRPSEILTPASLRNAQVVMQAIGGSTNGLIHLTAIAHRSPHKIDLETFDRLGREVPVLVDLKPSGEHYMEHFHHAGGVPKLMAQLGDLIDLDAKTITGQTLRDVVAGAEDVPGQDAIRPRDNPIKAEGAMAVLHGNLAPRGAVIKQSAASPKLLQHTGRAVVFESVEDMTLRVDDPDLDVNADDVLVLRNAGPKGAPGMPEAGYLPIPKKLARGGTKDMVRISDARMSGTAFGTIVLHITPESAVGGPLALVKNGDMIRLDVAKRSIDLLVDEAELEKRRAALAPAVTPDWAKRGYAHLFNETILQADEGCDFDFMRGQGKK, from the coding sequence ATGGCCGACGGACTTCGCAAGGGACTGACGAGTTATGGCGATGCTGGCTTCTCGCTATTCCTGCGCAAGGCCTTCATCAAGGCCATGGGCTACTCGGACGATGCGCTGAACAGGCCGATCGTCGGCATCACCAATACCTACAGCGACTACAATCCCTGTCACGGCAACGTTCCGCAAATCATCGAAGCGGTGAAGCGCGGCGTGATGCTGTCGGGCGCGATGCCGATGGTGTTCCCGACGATTTCGATCGCCGAGAGCTTTGCCTATCCGACCTCGATGTACCTGCGCAATCTGATGGCGATGGACACCGAGGAGATGATCCGCGCTCAGCCGATGGACGCCGTGGTCGTGATCGGGGGATGCGACAAGACGTTGCCGGCGCAGATCATGGCCGCAGTCTCAGCCGATCTGCCGACCGTCGTCATTCCGGTGGGCCCGATGGTAGTCGGGCATCATAGGGGCGAGGTGCTCGGCGCCTGTACCGATTGCCGCCGGCTCTGGGCAAAATATCGCGCCGGCGAAATCGATGGCAACGAGATCGAAGCCGTCAACGGCCGGCTGGCGCCTTCAGTCGGCACCTGCATGGTGATGGGCACCGCCAGCACCATGGCGTGCATCACCGAGGCACTCGGGTTGTCGCTGCCGATGAGCGCGACGATCCCGGCGCCGCATGCTGAACGTTTTCGTTCGGCGGAGGCCAGCGGCAGGGTGGCGGCCGAAATGGCGAAAGCCAAGGGACCGAGGCCGAGCGAGATTCTGACGCCGGCATCGTTGCGCAACGCGCAGGTCGTGATGCAGGCGATCGGCGGCTCGACCAATGGCCTGATCCATCTCACCGCGATCGCCCATCGCTCGCCGCACAAGATCGACCTCGAGACATTCGACAGGCTCGGCCGCGAGGTGCCGGTGCTGGTCGATCTGAAACCATCGGGCGAACATTACATGGAGCATTTCCATCATGCCGGCGGGGTGCCGAAGCTGATGGCGCAGCTCGGTGATCTCATCGATCTCGACGCCAAGACCATCACCGGCCAAACGCTGCGCGACGTTGTCGCTGGCGCGGAAGATGTGCCGGGACAGGACGCCATCCGTCCGCGCGACAATCCGATCAAGGCCGAAGGCGCGATGGCGGTGCTGCATGGCAACCTCGCGCCGCGTGGCGCGGTCATCAAGCAGTCGGCGGCGAGCCCAAAACTGCTGCAGCACACCGGGCGCGCCGTGGTGTTCGAATCGGTCGAAGACATGACGCTGCGGGTCGACGATCCCGATCTCGACGTCAACGCCGACGACGTGCTGGTGCTGCGCAACGCCGGCCCCAAAGGCGCGCCGGGCATGCCGGAAGCGGGCTATCTGCCGATTCCGAAGAAGCTTGCGCGTGGCGGCACCAAGGACATGGTGCGGATATCGGACGCGCGGATGAGCGGAACGGCGTTCGGCACCATCGTGCTGCACATTACGCCGGAGTCGGCCGTGGGCGGGCCGCTGGCGCTGGTGAAGAACGGTGACATGATCCGGCTCGACGTCGCCAAGCGTAGCATCGACCTGCTCGTCGACGAGGCGGAGCTGGAAAAGCGGCGCGCCGCGCTGGCGCCGGCCGTGACGCCCGATTGGGCCAAGCGCGGCTACGCGCATCTGTTCAACGAGACGATCCTGCAGGCCGACGAGGGCTGCGATTTCGACTTCATGCGCGGGCAGGGGAAGAAATAG
- a CDS encoding IS481 family transposase: MGWKETCTVEERMRFMVAVEKGEESFAAICRRFGVSRRIGYKWLARFEEEGAAGLLDRSRAPLHHPQAIAPDLAERCLEVRRAHPTWGPVKVRAYLERCTPKTDWPAASTIGELFDREGLTVKRRLRRRSPPSSAPFAHCEAANDVWCIDFKGWFLTGDGERCEPLTITDAHSRYLLRCQALPHTDADHVWPVLDAAFREFGLPHYMRSDNGSPFASRGAGGLSKLSVKLIKAGVTPERIAPGKPQQNGRHERMHLTLLQEVANPPAHSMREQLKRLRAFQQLYNEERPHQALGNATPAERYQASTRRFDGILRSPEYDDQEVRWVRHNGEIKLDGKFVYINAALVGEPVGLAESDGCWTVSYGPIMLGTIAYRSDELRKPKRKGCGLGDNAARCPQGPQPQQQQT, translated from the coding sequence ATGGGGTGGAAGGAGACCTGTACCGTGGAAGAGCGGATGCGGTTTATGGTGGCGGTTGAGAAGGGCGAGGAATCGTTTGCGGCAATCTGCCGGCGGTTCGGAGTGAGCCGGCGGATCGGGTACAAGTGGCTGGCGCGCTTTGAGGAGGAAGGGGCTGCCGGCCTGCTCGACCGTTCGCGGGCTCCGCTGCACCACCCGCAAGCGATTGCGCCGGACCTTGCCGAGCGCTGCCTGGAGGTGCGGCGCGCGCATCCGACTTGGGGGCCGGTGAAGGTGCGGGCCTATCTGGAACGGTGCACGCCCAAGACAGATTGGCCGGCGGCGAGCACGATTGGAGAGCTGTTCGATCGCGAGGGGCTGACGGTAAAGCGCAGGCTGCGCCGGCGCAGCCCGCCATCGAGTGCGCCCTTTGCCCATTGTGAGGCCGCCAACGACGTCTGGTGCATCGATTTCAAGGGCTGGTTCCTGACGGGCGACGGCGAGCGGTGTGAACCGCTGACGATCACCGATGCCCATAGCCGCTATCTTCTGCGTTGCCAGGCCCTGCCTCACACGGACGCCGATCATGTCTGGCCGGTACTTGATGCAGCGTTCCGCGAGTTCGGGCTGCCCCATTACATGCGGTCGGACAATGGCTCCCCCTTTGCGTCACGCGGCGCTGGCGGACTGTCAAAGCTGTCGGTGAAGCTGATCAAGGCCGGCGTCACGCCGGAACGCATTGCCCCCGGCAAGCCGCAGCAGAACGGCCGCCATGAGCGCATGCATCTCACGCTGTTGCAGGAGGTGGCCAACCCGCCGGCACACAGCATGCGCGAACAGCTCAAGCGACTGCGTGCCTTCCAGCAACTTTACAACGAAGAACGTCCTCACCAGGCGCTCGGCAATGCTACGCCTGCCGAGCGTTACCAGGCTTCAACGCGCCGTTTTGATGGCATTCTGCGCTCGCCGGAATATGACGACCAGGAAGTCCGCTGGGTTCGCCACAATGGAGAGATCAAACTCGATGGCAAGTTCGTCTACATCAACGCGGCTCTGGTGGGGGAGCCGGTTGGTCTGGCTGAATCGGACGGCTGTTGGACCGTCAGCTACGGCCCGATCATGCTCGGCACCATCGCCTATCGGAGCGATGAACTCCGAAAACCAAAGCGCAAGGGCTGTGGACTTGGGGACAACGCTGCGCGTTGCCCCCAGGGCCCACAGCCCCAGCAACAACAGACCTGA
- the bla gene encoding subclass B3 metallo-beta-lactamase, producing MKKIAVALATLMSLTAAAEAQTPKDLIAALKVKWNTPTEPFKMIGNVYYVGTDGLASYLITSPQGHILVDTVMPESTAQIKANIDKLGFKITDVKYLLNTHAHIDHTGGLAEMKQASGGQMVAGEADKPLLEGGYYPGEQEDTALAFPPVKVDRTVREGDTVKIGDVTLAARETPGHSPGCTSWSFSVKDGDATRSVLIFCSGTVALNRLAGNPTYSGIVTDYRKTFARAKDMKVDVLLAPHPEMYKMAEKRAKLTEGGPNPFVSPGEFNAYAATLEQAFEDALAKQTAAAQEKR from the coding sequence GTGAAGAAGATTGCCGTTGCACTTGCCACGCTGATGTCGCTGACGGCTGCCGCGGAGGCGCAGACTCCCAAGGATCTGATCGCGGCCCTCAAGGTAAAGTGGAACACGCCGACCGAGCCGTTCAAGATGATCGGCAACGTCTATTATGTTGGAACCGACGGCCTCGCCTCCTATCTGATCACGTCGCCGCAGGGCCATATCCTGGTCGATACGGTGATGCCGGAATCAACGGCGCAGATCAAAGCGAACATCGACAAACTCGGATTCAAGATCACCGACGTCAAATATCTGCTCAATACCCACGCCCATATCGATCACACCGGCGGCCTCGCCGAAATGAAGCAGGCCAGCGGCGGCCAGATGGTCGCCGGCGAAGCCGACAAGCCGCTGCTCGAAGGCGGCTACTATCCGGGCGAGCAAGAAGATACCGCACTAGCGTTCCCGCCCGTGAAGGTCGATCGCACGGTTCGCGAAGGCGACACGGTCAAGATCGGTGACGTCACGTTGGCCGCCCGCGAAACCCCCGGCCATTCGCCGGGCTGCACGAGTTGGTCGTTCTCGGTAAAGGACGGTGATGCCACGCGCTCGGTCCTCATCTTCTGCAGCGGCACGGTGGCGCTGAACCGCCTCGCCGGCAACCCGACCTATTCCGGTATCGTTACCGATTACCGGAAGACGTTCGCGCGGGCCAAGGACATGAAGGTGGATGTGCTGCTCGCGCCGCATCCGGAAATGTACAAGATGGCCGAGAAGCGCGCCAAGCTCACCGAAGGTGGACCCAATCCGTTCGTCAGCCCCGGCGAGTTCAATGCCTATGCGGCGACGCTGGAGCAGGCGTTCGAAGACGCGCTTGCCAAGCAAACCGCCGCCGCGCAGGAAAAGAGGTAA
- a CDS encoding GntR family transcriptional regulator has product MKPQESLTEISAPTREEEQAEVIRRLEEDIIFGRFAPGSRLVEDTLMQRYGASRHFVRQALFQLERQGIVLREKNIGATVRFYSAEEVRQIYEVREMLTRQAALMIALPAPAGLIELLNELQRQYCAKADAQDLRGIHETNDAFHVALFSACGNPYLVRSLQDYMNLTLPMRAKNLADREGLALSRRQHELMIELLKGRDSWALAQLCVDHMQFSKSDYLGRIAEDEGKR; this is encoded by the coding sequence ATGAAGCCGCAGGAATCATTGACCGAAATTTCCGCGCCGACGCGCGAGGAGGAACAGGCGGAAGTTATCCGCCGGCTGGAAGAGGACATCATCTTCGGCCGCTTCGCGCCGGGCTCGCGGCTGGTCGAGGACACGCTGATGCAGCGCTACGGCGCTAGCCGACATTTCGTCCGCCAGGCGCTATTCCAACTCGAACGCCAGGGCATCGTGCTGCGCGAAAAAAACATCGGCGCCACCGTGCGGTTCTATTCGGCCGAGGAGGTGCGGCAGATCTACGAGGTCCGGGAAATGCTGACGCGGCAGGCGGCGCTGATGATTGCGCTGCCCGCCCCGGCCGGCCTGATCGAGCTGTTGAACGAGCTGCAGCGGCAATACTGTGCCAAAGCCGACGCGCAGGATCTGCGCGGCATTCACGAGACCAACGACGCGTTCCACGTCGCGCTGTTCTCCGCCTGCGGCAATCCGTACCTGGTGCGCTCGCTGCAGGATTACATGAACCTGACGCTGCCGATGCGTGCCAAGAATCTCGCCGACCGGGAAGGGTTGGCGCTGTCGCGTCGGCAGCATGAACTCATGATTGAACTCTTGAAGGGCCGCGATAGCTGGGCGCTGGCGCAGCTCTGCGTCGATCATATGCAGTTCAGCAAGTCGGACTATCTCGGCCGCATCGCCGAGGATGAAGGCAAGCGCTAG
- a CDS encoding aldehyde dehydrogenase family protein — protein sequence MVNRMQFYIDGAWVDPVVKKSTPVVNPATEEAMYEVALGSKADLDKAVAAAKRAFVTYSQTSREERIALFEKIIEIYKGRMKEIGAAVSDEMGAPLPMAERLQAGAGLGHIASTLEVLKNYHFEETLPSAVVVREPVGVVGMITPWNWPLNQIACKVAPALAAGCTMILKPSEFTPTSALIFAEILYEAGVPKGVFNLLNGLGPEVGAAMAEHPDIDMISFTGSTRAGVDVAKRAAPTVKRVSQELGGKSPNVILEGADLTKAVTGGVMHMFNNSGQSCNAPSRMIVPLSKMKEVAAIAKGVADKTKAGDPRAEGTTIGPVVNRGQWDKIQALIKKGIDEGATLVAGGPGLPEGVNKGFYVRPTIFADVTNEMTIAREEIFGPVLTIIGAKDEADAVRIANDTPYGLAGYVSGDTVESARRVARQIRAGNVNLQGVPNDRTAPFGGYKQSGNGREWGKYGLEEYLEVKAVAGYNAA from the coding sequence ATGGTCAATCGCATGCAATTCTACATCGATGGCGCCTGGGTCGATCCTGTCGTCAAGAAGTCCACACCCGTCGTCAATCCGGCGACCGAAGAAGCGATGTATGAAGTTGCGCTCGGCTCCAAGGCCGACCTCGACAAGGCCGTTGCCGCCGCCAAGCGCGCCTTCGTGACCTATTCGCAGACCAGCCGCGAAGAGCGCATCGCGCTCTTCGAGAAGATCATCGAGATCTACAAGGGCCGCATGAAGGAAATCGGCGCCGCCGTGTCCGACGAGATGGGCGCGCCGCTGCCGATGGCCGAACGCCTGCAGGCCGGCGCCGGCCTCGGCCACATCGCCTCCACACTCGAGGTGCTGAAGAACTATCATTTCGAGGAGACGCTTCCTTCGGCCGTCGTCGTGCGCGAGCCGGTCGGCGTCGTCGGCATGATCACACCCTGGAACTGGCCCTTGAACCAGATCGCCTGCAAGGTCGCGCCCGCGCTCGCCGCCGGCTGCACCATGATCCTGAAACCTTCGGAATTCACGCCGACTTCGGCCTTGATCTTCGCCGAAATCCTGTATGAAGCGGGCGTACCGAAGGGCGTGTTCAACCTGCTCAACGGCCTTGGCCCCGAAGTCGGTGCCGCGATGGCCGAGCATCCCGACATCGACATGATCTCGTTCACGGGCTCGACCCGCGCCGGCGTCGACGTCGCCAAGCGCGCTGCGCCGACCGTGAAGCGCGTCAGCCAGGAACTCGGCGGCAAGTCGCCGAACGTCATCCTCGAAGGCGCCGACCTCACCAAGGCCGTCACCGGCGGCGTCATGCACATGTTCAACAACTCCGGACAGTCGTGCAACGCGCCGTCGCGGATGATCGTGCCGCTGTCGAAGATGAAGGAAGTCGCCGCCATCGCCAAAGGTGTCGCCGACAAGACCAAGGCTGGCGATCCGCGCGCCGAAGGCACCACCATCGGCCCCGTGGTCAATCGCGGCCAGTGGGACAAGATCCAGGCGCTGATTAAGAAGGGCATCGACGAAGGCGCAACGCTAGTTGCTGGCGGTCCCGGTCTCCCCGAGGGCGTCAACAAGGGCTTCTATGTCCGCCCGACCATCTTCGCCGACGTCACCAACGAGATGACGATCGCCCGCGAAGAAATCTTCGGACCGGTGCTGACGATCATCGGCGCCAAGGATGAAGCCGATGCGGTGCGCATCGCCAACGACACGCCCTATGGTCTCGCCGGTTACGTCTCGGGCGATACGGTAGAAAGCGCGCGTCGCGTCGCCCGCCAGATCCGCGCCGGCAACGTCAACCTGCAGGGCGTGCCCAACGACCGCACCGCGCCGTTCGGTGGCTACAAGCAGTCCGGCAACGGCCGCGAATGGGGCAAGTACGGCCTCGAAGAATATCTCGAGGTGAAGGCTGTCGCCGGCTACAACGCGGCGTAA
- a CDS encoding NAD-dependent epimerase/dehydratase family protein — MPRILMTGAAGGIGTSLRKLLPPIYPDLLLSDLKAPADLGKDEKFKEADLADMPQVEAICEGIDGILHFGGYSVEGPWDSILQSNIIGGYNLFEAARKKGVKRVVFASSNHAVGFYPRHHRIGTDVTARPDSRYGVSKVFGEAVGALYADKHGLGVTCIRIGNFGEMPLDHRRLSIWLKPEDLVQLCRIGLDHPDIHFEIFYGASYNERAWWDNHRAFELGYRPTGRAEDFREHAMAEQAKLKPDPVGDYYQGGTFCSMEFDGDESRIVDWSKR, encoded by the coding sequence ATGCCACGCATATTGATGACCGGCGCCGCCGGCGGAATCGGCACATCCTTGCGCAAGCTGTTGCCGCCGATCTATCCGGACCTGCTGCTGAGCGATTTGAAGGCGCCGGCCGATCTAGGCAAGGATGAGAAGTTCAAGGAGGCCGATCTCGCCGACATGCCGCAGGTCGAGGCGATCTGCGAAGGCATCGACGGCATCCTGCATTTCGGTGGCTATTCGGTCGAAGGACCCTGGGATTCGATCCTGCAGTCGAACATCATCGGCGGCTACAATCTGTTTGAAGCGGCGCGGAAAAAAGGCGTCAAGCGCGTGGTGTTCGCCTCGTCGAACCATGCGGTCGGCTTCTACCCGCGCCATCACCGCATCGGCACCGACGTCACCGCACGCCCCGACAGCCGCTACGGCGTCAGCAAGGTGTTCGGCGAGGCCGTGGGCGCGCTCTATGCCGACAAGCACGGGCTCGGCGTCACCTGTATCCGGATCGGCAATTTCGGCGAGATGCCGCTGGATCACCGCCGCCTGTCAATCTGGCTGAAGCCAGAGGACCTGGTGCAGCTCTGCCGCATCGGGCTCGATCATCCCGACATTCACTTCGAAATCTTCTACGGCGCCTCCTACAACGAGCGCGCCTGGTGGGATAACCATCGCGCCTTCGAGCTCGGCTATCGGCCGACTGGCCGGGCCGAGGACTTCCGCGAGCACGCGATGGCCGAGCAGGCCAAGCTGAAGCCGGATCCGGTCGGCGATTACTACCAGGGCGGCACGTTCTGCAGCATGGAGTTCGACGGCGACGAGAGCCGGATCGTGGATTGGAGCAAGCGCTAG